The genomic window ACTAGCGTTACGTGTTCTTCATAGGCTTCGTATGCGCTTACATGGAGTGTGTTAGATAATAAGAGGAATGCACGGTTGACGCCTGTGTTTATTTGATGAATCATTTCCTGGAATTTGGAATTGCCGTTTCTAGAAACAAGAATTAAATGGAATTCACGGTCTAAATCGATGAAATTGTGATAATGATTTTGTTGAACAGCCTCCAATTGATGTTCTAAATTTTCCTTTAATTCATCGAAAAGAAGTTGATCTAATAGGGGCATAATTTTTTCAATGTTATGGATTTCCAGTACTTGCCTCAGTTCCATATATTCCAAAGAATCTTCCTTTGTAAAAGTAGCGACAGTGGCAGGACGTCCCTTTTGCAAAACGATTAGGCCTTCTGTAGCTAGCCGTTTTAACGCTTCCCGTAGCGGGGTGCGGCTAATGCCAAGGTCTGCTGCCAGCTTTTCCTCAGGTAATTCCTGTTCTGGTGCAAGTACAGCGGAGCTAATGTCCTTCTTTAATAAATTGTAGGCTTGGTCAGCCAATGAAACATTATGGATAATTCTTCGCAAAGATCACTCCTCCTTTTAGTATTCAGT from Bacillus sp. DTU_2020_1000418_1_SI_GHA_SEK_038 includes these protein-coding regions:
- a CDS encoding GntR family transcriptional regulator, with the protein product MRRIIHNVSLADQAYNLLKKDISSAVLAPEQELPEEKLAADLGISRTPLREALKRLATEGLIVLQKGRPATVATFTKEDSLEYMELRQVLEIHNIEKIMPLLDQLLFDELKENLEHQLEAVQQNHYHNFIDLDREFHLILVSRNGNSKFQEMIHQINTGVNRAFLLLSNTLHVSAYEAYEEHVTLVEALESKDVSLAKEKMLKHLQNVEKRFLSYFHKEEK